CCGTCATCGAGCAAGCGCGCGAGCTCCTCGGGCGAATCCCTTAAAACTGACCGATAGGGCTCGATAAGTACCGCTGTTGTGCTGGCGCAGGCGCACTGATTCTTGTTATGAGAAACACAGCGAATAAACGCCACAAAATTAAGTGACGCCATAGTCCTTACCAAGCGGAGGGACCAGGGATGGCTGAATACGACATTCAAATCAAAGGCGGAACGATCGTCGACGGCACGCGCGTTCCGCGCTACCGCGGCGACGTCTGGATCAAGGACGGCAAAGTCGCGCAACTCGGCGGCCGCGCTCCGGGCTTCGCCAAGAAGGTCATCGACGCTGACGGCCTGATCGTCGCGCCGGGATTCATCGATCTGCATACGCATTACGACGCGCAGATTCGGTGGGACCCGTATTGCACGATCTCGGGATGGCACGGCGTGACATCGCTGGTGCTCGGCAACTGCGGCTTCGGCTTTGCCCCGTGCAAGCCGGATTTCCGCGACCGTTCGATGCTGACAATGACCCGCACCGAGGCGATTCCCTACGCCTCGATGAAGGCCGGCATCAACTGGGATTGGGAAACGATTCCGCAGTACATGGATTCGCTCGACCGCTCGCCCAAGGGCGTCAACTGCATCCAGTACATGCCGACCGCGTCGCTGATGACCTACGTCATGGGCCTCGAAGCGGCCAAGACGCGTGTCGCCACTGAGCGCGAGCGCGTTGAGATGGCGCGGATTCTCGACGAAGGCATGGACGCGGGCCTGTGCGGCTTTTCGATCCAGCGCCTCGGTGAGAACTCGGTGCAGGCGGACTTTGACGGTTCGCCGATGGTCACCGACACGATGTGCGACGAGGACATCTTCAATCTCGCGCGCGTTCTCAGAAAGCGCGACGAAGGTTTCATGGAAATTACGCAGGGCACAGGCGACGCGCGCCGCGACCTGACGTTCGTCGAGCAGCTCGCCGATGAATCGCAGCGCCCAATCCTGTGGCAGGCGATCATTCCGACGCGCAACAATCCTGAGATTCATCGCCGCAGCATGCGTTTCGTCGAGCGCAATCGCGCCAAGGGTCGGCAAATCTTCGGCCAGGCGGGAACGGTTCGCTCCGGCTTCGCCTTCACGCTCGAGAACTGGAACCTCTACGACACGCTGCCCGAATGGCGCGTGCTGACCACCGGCACCAAGGAAGAGAAGATCGCCAAGATGCAGGATCCCGCGCTGCGCAAAGCGGTGATCCACGCCAATGACAACTGCGACAACAACTTCAAGGCCATCCAGGCCGGCGTCGGCGGCAACCCCAAGCATCTCATCGTGCAGTGGGTAGAGAACAACGAGGCGCTCGAGAAACACGTCGGCAAGTCGCTCGGCCAGATCGGGATGGAAGAGGGCAAGCATCCGATCGAAGCGATGCTGGACATCGCGGTCGCGACCGATCTCAAGGCCGAGTTCCTGGGCCCCAACCGCGGTTTCAACGCCGACTACATGGCTGAGATCATCAATAACTCGCAGTTTACCTTCCCCGGCGTTTCCGACGGCGGTGCGCATACGAAATTCTTCACTGGCGGCGCGTTCACGACCGACTTCCTGCGCTGGCTGGTTCGTGATGAGCAGAAGATCACGCTCGAAGAAGCGCACTACCGCCTGTCGGCGCTGCCTGCGCATGCGGCCGGATTCCGCGATCGCGGCGTGCTGCGCGAAGGCGCGGCGGCCGATGTCGTCGTTTACGATCTGAAGCGCCTCGGCGTCGAGCCCGACTGGGTCGGCGAGATCGTCCACGATCTGCCGGGCGGCGAATGGCGTCGTGTGCAGCATTCGACCGGCTACCGCTCGATCATCGTGAACGGCGTCGAGACCTTCGATGAAGGCAAGTGCACGGGCGCAACCCCGGGCAAGCTCCTGCGCCACGGCCACGCCTGATCGATTTTCTGATTGCGCACTTAAGAAGGGCGGTGCGATTCGCACCGCCCTTTTCTTTTCAGTTAGGTGGGAAGGGAGAGATGAAACGAAATAAAGAACTCGCGGATGGCATCGTCATCTTTGGCGGCAGCGGCAGTCCCAAGCTGACCCGGAAGATTTGTAAGTACCTGAACACACAGCAGGGGGCCGGAGAGGTATTGCGGTTCTCGGATGGCAATCTGTTTGTGCGGGTCAAGGAAAACGTGCGCGGGCGCGACGTCTATGTCGTTCAATCAACGGTCTTTCCCACCAACGACAATTTCATGGAACTGCTCTTCTGGATCGATGCGTTGAAGCGCGCGAGTGCGAACTCGGTGACCGTCGTGATGCCCTATTTCAGTTATGCAAAGGGTGACAAGAAGGACGAACCGAGGGTTTCAATTCGCGGCCGTGTCTGCGCTGACGCGATCGCGGTGGCGGGAGCCGATCGCGTGGTGACGATGGACTTGCACGCACCTCAGATCCAGGGCTTCTTCCACATTCCGGTCGACGATCTGTACGCGCTGCCGGTGCTCGCTAGGGAGATTCAACGGAGGAAGTTGCCGGACCTCGTTGTCGTCTCGCCTGACACCGGCTTCGCAAAGCAGGCCCGCAAGTATGCATCGCTGCTTGGCACCTCGATCGCGATCGCGGACAAAGAACGCAAGGCGCACGATGAACGTGCCCAGGTCCTCGAGATCATCGGCGAGGTGCGGGGAAAGACAGCTCTCCTGGTCGATGACTTCACGATCTCAACCGGCACGCTGGTCGATGCGGCGGAGAAGCTCGTCGAGCGAGGCGCAACAGCAGTCTACGCGGCGGTGTCTCACGGGGTGTTCGGCGCAGGCTCAATGGAGCGGCTGGAACGCAGTCCTATTCAACGTCTGATAGTGACAGACTCGATCGAAACCCAACCGGTGATCCTTTCACCCAAAGTCGAGGTCGTCTCAGTCGCGCCGCTCTTTGGCGAAGCGATCCGCCGTATCCATGACAGAGAAAGCATCAGCGTGCTCTTGCCGAAGTGAAACCATAGATTGGCCGCTAGAAATAGATCGGATCGACGTAAAGCCCGTGACTGATCGAATCCGCGGGCTCCGCGATTCCCGGACTCCACATGTTGAACGGCTCGGCTTCGCGTCCGAGTGAGCAGAGTCGTGCGCATCCCGGCGACGGCTCGGAGCTGAAAATCGAAAGCGTGTCTATCTTCTCCGCGGCCAGGGTCGTGCACCGGGCACGCAGCAACTTTTCGAGATCGTCCTCGCCGCCGGGAAGAAATCCGTAATCGAGCGCCAGAGCACGGCGCGATACGCTCCGAATGCCTTTGGTTTCGGTGATGACCTTCAGCAGGTCGCCGGCCGGCCATACACCGAGCACCGCGCGATCGGTGAGCAGGATTTGATCCCACGAATAGCAACTCTTTGCGCGTTCGAGCCGCGCCCTGAGCGATTCCACCGTATACGGGACGAACATCTCCTCACGTTGATGTGCTGCGTTAACCAGATTAACTATCCTGCCGGCGTCATCCGGAGTCGCCACTCGTCCGAACGGTGGCCCGGCAAGCTTGGCGCAGGGCAACTGCACTCGAAGTACGATGACGTGCCACTTGTTTGGCGTGTTGGCGAACCCGTGCTGCATGCCCGCATTGTTGACGGCGATATACGCATTGGACCCGTCGACGTCCTTCCAATAATGGTCGAAGGCGCGATTCACCGCGCCCCACAATCCTTTGCGCTGATGCTCCGGCATGACACGGAGATGCGCTACCGTGACAATCGGCCGAATGACGCCCCCGATTCTCACCCGATGCATCGCGCCGCAACTCACTGCGGCTGGCTGGTTGTCGACGAAGGCAATCCCGACCGTTGATTCCTCCATCAGGCGGGCGAAGGCGAAATAGTCATTACCGCGATCGAAGTAAACTGAGGTGTCGCCCAAAACGATCGGGCATTTACGCTCGATCTCCGCGAGCGCGGCCGCATCCGCCTCCGTTGCTCTGCGGACCTCGAGTTTGAAATCGACCTGGCGCTGCCAATCGATCTTGATGATCCGGTTTGGCGCCTGAGTCTCCACCTCGACCGTCAACCACCACTTGTGCCCTTTTTCTGTTGTGATTCCAGCCTTGATCGAAAATTCATCCGCGGTTTCCACGTAAACCTGGGCGAACTTTCCGAGCCGCACTGCGAACGCCCGCCAGTTTTCCCGGTAGTCGTCGAGATTTTCGGCGTTTGCGATTCTCTTCTGCAGCTCAGGAATGTAGTTGGCCCGGTCGTCCAACGACGCCTTCTCACCCGCGGAAATCAGCCGCTCCAGGTACCATCGAAGCTGCTTTCCTGCAACTGTCTGTGGAATCTTTTCCAGCAACAGCGAATCCATGATTGCCCCCTGAAGTCTCTCACCCGGATTTGCTTTTTTGAATATCCAATTCCAGGGCCCTCAATAGATCGAACCAGATTCCGGTGCAAGGTAGTTGCTTCCAATGCCATGAGATCGGGCGCAGACCGATTCGGCAGAAGTGCGTTCTCAGGTCGCGGAATAGAACGGCACGAAAGGGAGCTCGTGGCCGAACGCCGAGCATCGGTGTCGGTTTCGACGAGCGTGATCAAATCGGGAAATCGTCCACGATCTATGCTTCAAGGTGATTGCAAGCTCGTGTGCCACCGCAACGAGGGCCCACATCATGCGGTCGAGCGCCAGGATAGTTCCCATCCGTTGCGGAGCTTGGCTTCTGATGGCCCGCACGTTGATCAGCGCGGCCCAGCACAGCCCCCTAGCCGATCGAACGAGAACCGCGCTCGTCCCCGGCAAACCTCCATAATGCCACCAACAGTTCCCTTGCACTTGCCATGGTCATTGGCCCCTGGCTCCAAGTCTGCCGTCCTGGTGAATTGTCTACTGTCTGACAACAATGGACATTGGGCAGCTATGCGTCAAGTGTTACATTAGTCGCCCGGAACGGATTGCGCCGGCTGGATTACGACCCGGGGAAGGTGGCAGTTTGTCTAGCTCGCTGGATTGAGTGGCACGAAGGGGAGATCGTAGCCGAATGCTGCCGGGCCGACCGAGCGCAGCGCGCGTTCGGTGCGCATCAGGGGTGAGCACGGCAGGCCGAGGATCGTTACGCGCAAGCCGGGGCGCAGAATCTCGGTGCTGACGGGAGCGCCGGTGTCGGTTTCGACCAGCGTGATCAAGTCGGGCACAGTTAGCACAACCTGGTTGTCAACTTTCAGGATGAGGTATTCGTTTTTGAAGTCGATCGCGGCCTGGCGCGCGCGATCGTCGTCGACGCCGTCAATCAGGATGCTCCCCCAATCATGGCCGCCGCGAAATGTGCGCTGCACGTCCGCGATCTTTCCGCCGATGAAACGGCGGCCATCTGCGACGCGGCAAATCGCGGCCGCGGGATTTTCGTGGCTCGCGCGTGCAGCTTCGACTGCGCGCCCGATTTTGAGCGAAAGCGAAATCGTTCCGCGGATCAGCGTTCGGCTAAGCGATTCGTGATCGTATGCGGCTGTCATGTAAATCAGACCGCCGTTGTCGGCGCACACGCGGCGCAATGCTCGTTCGAGCTCGATGCCGGGTGGATCCGACGGCGCCCGCTCTCTGCCTGAGTCCGGCATTCCAGCCATGAGGAGGCCGCGATCGCCGCTTAGCGCAGAAGGCAGGCCTCGGGTCGTGCCGTAAATCGCAAACGTGCTCATCTGCACTTCCGGAAAGGCGCGACCGATGCTGTCGCCATCGAGCAGCGGCACGCCGCATTGCGCCGCGAGCAGCAGCGGAAACATGCACTGCAGGCCGCCGATCTCGACGGCGAAAAACGCGCCGACTTTACCCCGCAGAGCATCGCGCACCGACTTGAACCCGCTTTGCAGCGCGAGCAGGCTGGGAGGTTTCTCCAGACATACGAGCGGCGCGCCGATTGCCGCCGAAGTAATTGCATACGATGACGGGTCCATCTCGTCGATACCGATAACCGTTACCGACGCATCGTCGGCAAGGAGGCGATTGGCAGCGAGCTGTCCGTAGTAAGAATTTCCGCCGCCGCCCGTACCAAGTACAGCGGAGCCAAGCGCAAGAGCTGGAATGTCCCGCCGTGTGATCGCGTAGCTCACTGGGAAGACTCTTCGATGTCACCAATGGCGCGCGCCCGCACGCGCATCGCATCGGCGGCAAGGTAGGAAAGGGCGGCGTCTTCGAGTTCGACGGTGATCGTTGAACCTGGCGCCGCGCCTGCGGCGACGGCCCGCCGATGCGCCTCCTGCTCGGCGCGCGACAACGCTTCGGCGCGCGAGACTTCCGCCGCCGCGAAGGTCAGGTCGGCTTCGCCGCCCACCTGCGCCATCGCCGCGCCGAGCGCGTTGGCGATTCCGGCGTGAGCTGGACAGATCACGGTTCGCCCGAGCGATCGCAGCAACTCTTCGATCAGCGCCGCGCCGCCGCCGACGAGAACAACAGGCAGTTGCTGATTGGCTCGCTCATAGTTTTCGAGCAGCCGTTCGAGGCGCCGGCGCAGATGATTATCGACGCGCGCCATCAGTTCGCGATCGAGATTGGCGACGCGAGCAGGATCGCCGATCGCAAGCCGCCCCGCGGCGACGGCGACATCGGTCAACGTCAGCGTGTTGCCGCCGAATACGAGCGCCTCGCTGGTGAGCCGGAAGCCGACGCTTCGCGGGCCGACCGCGCCGCTGGCTTCGTCAACGAGGCTGCCGCCGCCGATGCCGATCGAATAGAGATCCGGCATCCGAAAATTCGTGCGCACTCCCGCGACCGTCAGCTCGAGTCCCGCCGGTTGCGGATAGCCGCCATGGATCACCCCGGCGTCGGTCGTCGTTCCGCCGACGTCGAGCACGATCGCGTCGCGCGCGCCGCCGAGTATCGAAGCGCCGCGGAGGCTGTTCGTCGGTCCCGACGCGACCGTGAAGATTGGCATCGTGGACGCGCTGTCGCTTCGGACCACGGTGCCGTCGTTCTGGCTGATAAAGAGCCGCGTCGAAACGGCATCGTGGTAGGCTGCGATCGTGCGCGCGGCGAGCGGCCGCAGCATCGCGTTGAGGAGCGTGGCATTCTCGCGCTCGATGATCCCGAAGCGCCCGATGCGATGCGACATCGTGATCGCGAGTGCAGGGTTCTCCTTGCGCAGCCATTTCGCCGCCTGAATTTCGTCGT
This window of the Candidatus Binataceae bacterium genome carries:
- a CDS encoding amidohydrolase family protein; this translates as MAEYDIQIKGGTIVDGTRVPRYRGDVWIKDGKVAQLGGRAPGFAKKVIDADGLIVAPGFIDLHTHYDAQIRWDPYCTISGWHGVTSLVLGNCGFGFAPCKPDFRDRSMLTMTRTEAIPYASMKAGINWDWETIPQYMDSLDRSPKGVNCIQYMPTASLMTYVMGLEAAKTRVATERERVEMARILDEGMDAGLCGFSIQRLGENSVQADFDGSPMVTDTMCDEDIFNLARVLRKRDEGFMEITQGTGDARRDLTFVEQLADESQRPILWQAIIPTRNNPEIHRRSMRFVERNRAKGRQIFGQAGTVRSGFAFTLENWNLYDTLPEWRVLTTGTKEEKIAKMQDPALRKAVIHANDNCDNNFKAIQAGVGGNPKHLIVQWVENNEALEKHVGKSLGQIGMEEGKHPIEAMLDIAVATDLKAEFLGPNRGFNADYMAEIINNSQFTFPGVSDGGAHTKFFTGGAFTTDFLRWLVRDEQKITLEEAHYRLSALPAHAAGFRDRGVLREGAAADVVVYDLKRLGVEPDWVGEIVHDLPGGEWRRVQHSTGYRSIIVNGVETFDEGKCTGATPGKLLRHGHA
- a CDS encoding ribose-phosphate pyrophosphokinase; this encodes MRFAPPFSFQLGGKGEMKRNKELADGIVIFGGSGSPKLTRKICKYLNTQQGAGEVLRFSDGNLFVRVKENVRGRDVYVVQSTVFPTNDNFMELLFWIDALKRASANSVTVVMPYFSYAKGDKKDEPRVSIRGRVCADAIAVAGADRVVTMDLHAPQIQGFFHIPVDDLYALPVLAREIQRRKLPDLVVVSPDTGFAKQARKYASLLGTSIAIADKERKAHDERAQVLEIIGEVRGKTALLVDDFTISTGTLVDAAEKLVERGATAVYAAVSHGVFGAGSMERLERSPIQRLIVTDSIETQPVILSPKVEVVSVAPLFGEAIRRIHDRESISVLLPK
- a CDS encoding DUF917 domain-containing protein; protein product: MSYAITRRDIPALALGSAVLGTGGGGNSYYGQLAANRLLADDASVTVIGIDEMDPSSYAITSAAIGAPLVCLEKPPSLLALQSGFKSVRDALRGKVGAFFAVEIGGLQCMFPLLLAAQCGVPLLDGDSIGRAFPEVQMSTFAIYGTTRGLPSALSGDRGLLMAGMPDSGRERAPSDPPGIELERALRRVCADNGGLIYMTAAYDHESLSRTLIRGTISLSLKIGRAVEAARASHENPAAAICRVADGRRFIGGKIADVQRTFRGGHDWGSILIDGVDDDRARQAAIDFKNEYLILKVDNQVVLTVPDLITLVETDTGAPVSTEILRPGLRVTILGLPCSPLMRTERALRSVGPAAFGYDLPFVPLNPAS
- a CDS encoding hydantoinase/oxoprolinase family protein; its protein translation is MKIVAGIDVGGTNTDAVLVRDGQIAAFAKVPTTTDVRSGIVEALAQLGDAASAQRVHIGTTSFTNALVERRELAPAAAVRLGGPVSQSLPPTCDWPEDLRAATRTRSFFIEGGREFDGRPIGTLDRAAIRDVARALAEDRITQAAVTGVFATSHPDDEIQAAKWLRKENPALAITMSHRIGRFGIIERENATLLNAMLRPLAARTIAAYHDAVSTRLFISQNDGTVVRSDSASTMPIFTVASGPTNSLRGASILGGARDAIVLDVGGTTTDAGVIHGGYPQPAGLELTVAGVRTNFRMPDLYSIGIGGGSLVDEASGAVGPRSVGFRLTSEALVFGGNTLTLTDVAVAAGRLAIGDPARVANLDRELMARVDNHLRRRLERLLENYERANQQLPVVLVGGGAALIEELLRSLGRTVICPAHAGIANALGAAMAQVGGEADLTFAAAEVSRAEALSRAEQEAHRRAVAAGAAPGSTITVELEDAALSYLAADAMRVRARAIGDIEESSQ